A genomic stretch from Salarias fasciatus chromosome 18, fSalaFa1.1, whole genome shotgun sequence includes:
- the LOC115405236 gene encoding choline transporter-like protein 5-A, whose product MAPHRYTPTGSSAVRSESSSGAAPPGPYYGEPHKFDASFRGPIRKRSCTDVLCCLIFILVILSYVALGIVAWLHGDPRKVLHPTDSYGHFCGQKGTPNEGKPILFYFNLLKCTNPAVLINLQCPTTQMCVSRCPNRFTTYTEMQLQHKLGGGHWDYYRKFCKPGFNNPEKPVSQVLRDEDCPSMIVPSRPFLQRCLPDFTTLNGTVTVANRTRFHDALEIPRSVSDLQHAAKGITGLVDTKELGVKIVEDYANSWTWILIGLLMSLAVSLVFILLLRFTAGLLLWATILGVILLLAYGIWYCSNEWSQLQYKQGSEVAIVEVGLQTDLQVYLQLRQTWIIFLASLGAMELSILLVLIFLRRRVRVAITLLREASRAVGHIMSTLFFPVVTFLLLTVCVSYWAVTALYLASSGDAVYKVTSPDGSCPYVNSTCNPETFSRSNVSRSPLCLGSQCLFAFYGGETPYHRYLFLLQLSNLLVFFWLVNFSLALEQCTLAGAFASYYWARRKPQDIPSCPLFSSFSRTIRYHTGSLAFGALILAVVQLLRVTLEYVEQKLRGLDNSLSRFIMCCLRCCFWCLEKFIRYMNRNAYIMVAIYGKSFCTSAREAFFLLMRNVVRVAVLDRLTDFLLFLGKVLIAGSVGVVAFLFFNKKLPVLQEEVPSLNYCWVPVLTVAMGAYLIAHSFFNVYAMCVDTLFLCFCDDLERNDGSSERPYLMSPELHSILGKASQSR is encoded by the exons CCTGGTTACACGGAGACCCCAGGAAGGTCCTCCATCCCACCGACAGCTACGGACACTTCTGTGGTCAGAAAGGAACTCCTAACGA agGGAAACCCATCCTCTTCTACTTCAACCTCCTGAAATGCACCAATCCGGCGGTGCTCATCAATCTGCAGTGTCCCACAACTCAG atgtgtgtgtcacGGTGCCCAAACAGGTTCACCACCTACACCGagatgcagctgcagcacaaactGGGCGGCGGTCACTGGGATTATTACAGGAAGTTCTGCAAACCGGGTTTTAACAACCCTGAAAAG CCGGTGTCTCAGGTGCTGCGAGACGAGGACTGTCCCTCCATGATCGTCCCCAGTCGACCTT tcctcCAGAGGTGCCTGCCGGACTTCACCACTCTCAATGGGACGGTGACTGTAGCCAACAGAACCAGGTTCCACGACGCTCTGGAAATCCCTCGCAGTGTTTCTGACCTCCAGCACGCCGCCAA GGGTATAACTGGCCTGGTGGACACTAAGGAGCTGGGCGTGAAGATAGTGGAAGATTATGCCAACTCGTGGACCTGGATACTCAT AGGTCTCTTGATGTCTTTGGCTGTGAGTCTGGttttcatcctgctgctgaggtTCACAGCTGGACTCCTGCTGTGGGCCACCATCCTCGGGGTCATCCTGCTGCTGGCGTACG GAATCTGGTACTGCTCTAATGAATGGTCCCAGCTGCAATACAAACAGGGGTCGGAGGTCGCCATCGTGGAGGTGGGCCTGCAGACCGACCTGCAGGTTTACCTGCAGCTCAGGCAGACGTGGATTATATTCT tggcgAGCCTGGGAGCGATGGAGCTGTCCATTTTACTGGTGCTGATCTTCCTAAGACGACGAGTCCGAGTGGCGATCACCCTGCTCAGAGAAGCTAGCAG GGCCGTCGGTCACATCATGTCCACGCTCTTCTTCCCCGTCGTCACCTTTCTCCTGCTGACTGTTTGCGTCTCGTACTGGGCCGTCACCGCACT TTACCTGGCGTCTTCAGGTGACGCCGTCTACAAGGTGACGTCTCCTGATGGGAGCTGTCCCTACGTCAACAGCACATGTAACCCAGAG acCTTCAGCAGGTCGAACGTCTCGCGCTCCCCGCTCTGTCTGGGCTCCCAGTGTCTCTTCGCCTTCTATGGAGGGGAGACGCCGTACCACCGCtacctcttcctgctgcagctctccaacCTGCTGGTCTTCTTCTGGCTGGTCAACTTCAGCCTGGCCCTGGAGCAGTGCACGCTGGCCGGAGCCTTCGCCAGCTACTACTGGGCCCGCAGGAAGCCTCAGGACATCCCGTCCTGTCCGCTCTTCTCCTCGTTCAGCAGGACCATCAG gTATCACACTGGATCTCTGGCGTTCGGAGCTCTAATTCTGGCAGTCGTCCAGCTACTCAGGGTCACGTTGGAATATGTTGAGCAGAAactgagag GTCTCGACAACAGCCTGTCCCGGTTCATCATGTGCTGTCTGAGATGCTGCTTCTGGTGTTTGGAGAAATTCATTCGCTACATGAACCGTAACGCCTACATCATG GTGGCGATCTATGGGAAGAGCTTTTGTACTTCAGCCAGAGAGGCCTTCTTCCTGCTGATGAGAAACGTAGTGAG GGTGGCTGTTCtggacagactgactgacttcctgctgtttctggGAAAAGTCTTGATAGCAGGAAGTGTTG gcgtGGTTGCGTTCCTTTTCTTCAACAAGAAGCTCCCGGTTCTCCAGGAAGAAGTTCCCAGTCTCAACTACTGCTGGGTCCCAGTGCTG ACGGTGGCGATGGGCGCCTACCTGATCGCTCACAGCTTCTTCAACGTCTACGCCATGTGTGTCGAcaccctcttcctctgcttct GCGATGACTTGGAGAGGAATGACGGGAGCTCAGAGAGACCGTACCTCATGTCGCCCGAGCTGCACAGCATTCTAGGAAAAGCCAGTCAGTCCCGGTAA